Proteins co-encoded in one Arachis stenosperma cultivar V10309 chromosome 7, arast.V10309.gnm1.PFL2, whole genome shotgun sequence genomic window:
- the LOC130939538 gene encoding uncharacterized GPI-anchored protein At4g28100-like — MSALLPLTLFLFCIIIFFHCCMCNDSSSTTTLQTLKPILPNTSPGPGPSHPLTATIPAFPEQSDVKGCPLTLSDELFDGIKNACGGGGGGGSDMELPRTRCCPVLASWLYSAYSSTALTHSHTHTSSSSYEMPLLPDDSETCVNDLENALKVRGIQLKRPNETCDVVFCFCGIRLHPLSCPDAFSVNENGELVGDKIVRRLEKNCISRTNNVNGFPGLGGCSKCLNTLYRLDVTSSQLLVNDGFFRDAGLYAVLSGISFLCKCR, encoded by the exons aTGTCAGCTCTACTACCACTAACCCTTTTCCTCTTCTGCATTATCATCTTCTTCCATTGCTGCATGTGCAATGActcatcatcaacaacaacCCTTCAAACCCTTAAGCCCATCCTCCCAAACACAAGCCCAGGCCCAGGCCCATCTCATCCATTAACAGCAACAATCCCTGCATTCCCTGAACAATCTGATGTCAAAGGTTGCCCCTTGACACTCTCAGATGAACTCTTTGACGGTATAAAGAATGCTTGTGGAggcggtggtggtggtggttctgACATGGAGCTCCCTCGCACACGGTGCTGCCCTGTTCTTGCATCATGGTTATACTCTGCATATTCTTCCACTGCATTAACCCATAGCCATACCCacacatcatcatcatcatatgaGATGCCATTGTTACCAGATGACTCAGAAACATGTGTGAATGACTTAGAGAATGCACTGAAAGTGAGAGGGATTCAGCTGAAAAGACCCAATGAGACATGTGATGTTGTGTTCTGCTTCTGTGGGATAAGGCTTCACCCTCTGAGTTGCCCAGATGCATTTTCAGTTAATGAAAATGGTGAACTTGTTGGGGATAAAATTGTGAGAAGGTTAGAGAAGAATTGCATCAGTAGAACCAACAATGTCAATGGCTTCCCTGGTCTTGGTGGCTGCTCCAAGTGCTTGAACACACTCTACAGG CTTGATGTGACTTCATCCCAACTTCTTGTGAATGATGGCTTCTTTAGGGATGCAG GCTTATATGCTGTCCTGTCCGGAATATCGTTCCTCTGCAAATGCAGATAG